GGCGGTGTACGCCGCAAACGAAACCGACCCCGAAACGGGCGAAAGCGTCGCCGAGACCGTCGAACGTCGGTACGATTACCTGGCGAGGCGGCTCGAGATCCACCACGAGACGCCCGGCGAGCCGTTCCGGGCCGCCGGGTTCGACGTAACGCTGGTTCCGGTGTCGCATCCGCCGCTTTTGTGTTACGGGCTCCGGATCGAGGAGCCACCCGTGGACGGGGACGGCGACCCCGCGGTGCTCGCGATCACCGGCGACACGAGTTACGACATCCCCCAGGCGAGCCGCGAGGCGCTGTCGGATGCGGACCTGCTGCTCGCCGACGCCATCGTCCCGGCGAGCTCCTGTGTTCACCATCCGATCGGCGGGAACCACCACGACGAAAACGGTGTTCCGCACACGTTCGGAACGAAACACATGACCCGCGAGGGCGCGCTCCAGTTGGCCGAGGAGCTGAACGCAGACAGGATCCGGCTGGTCCACGTCGCGCACTTTTATCCCGCCGACGAGGCGTTCGAGGAGCCACTCGCCGTCGACGGCGAGCGGTACGACCTGTGAGAGATCGGGAGACCCCTCGAAAACGGCGGCTCAAACGAAAAAGACCAGCATTCCGAGCAGGAACGTCACGAGCCCGTAGATCGGGACGGCGACGAACGCGAAGACGACGTGGACGATCGCCCACTCGCGTTTGATCCGGCCCGCCGGACGATCGAGCGCCGTCTCGTGTTCCGGTAGCCACCGATACGCGATCACCGCCCACGGTCCGCCGATCGCAAGCGCCGCAAACACCGGCGGCCAGAGGAACAACGCCCCCAACAGCAGTGGCCCGGCCACCCCGCCGAGCGGGCCGAACAGGCGGGGGAGTCCCAGCTGAATACCCAAGAATAGCGCCCCGAAGACAGTCGAGAGCGCGACGCCCGCCAGGAAGTGAGCGAACACGGCGTCCCGCCGGGAAACCGCCGCGAGCGGCCGGCGGCGGAGTTTCCCGGCGAAGATCGTCGGCGGAAGCCGCGAGTAGTTGCCCAGCCGGATCAGTCCCCACGTGAGGCCGGCCCCGACGAGGCCGCCGAGGAGCCCGCCGACGGCCCCGAAGCTCGCCATGCCGAGTTCGGCGTTGTCCCTGAGCCATCGCACCAGGTCCACGACGCCACCTTCCCTCGCGTCCCCGCCCTCGGTCAGCGCCTGCGTGGTTCTGACCATGTGGGTCGCGTAGACGGTGTCGTCGACGACCGCGAGCTCGTTGTCGGTCCCTCCGTAGGGATCGCCGGGGCGGTGCTGCCATGCGAGGGTGCCCGACTCGCGATCGATCGCGTAGATCGCGTCGCTGTCGGAGATGTACACGTGTTCGCTGCCGACCGTCGGTGGGGATCGCGGATCGTCGACGCTCCATTCGGTCCAGACGACGTCGCCGGCGTCGGTGTCGAACGCCGCCACGCCGGCAGGCTCCTCGTAGCCCGTGCTCGTCGGGTAGTACAGGGTTCCGTCGGCGTACGCCATCGGCGTGTCGTAGTGGACGTCGATGTCGTACTCCTCGCGGATCTCCCCCGTGTCAGGATCAACCGCATAGAGGCGCTCGCTCGTGTGGGTGTACAGGGTACCGTCGGCCAGAAGGAGGTGACGCGTGTACCCGTCGACAGACTGCGTCCACTGGAGTTCCTCCGAGTCACGGTCGAACGCGTGCAGAACGGTCGGATCCTCGGACGTCCGCTGTTGCCCGCCCAGCGAGTAGACCGCGTCGTCGGTCACCACTGGGAGGCCAGCCTGCCCCTCGTGGGTGACCCGCCACAGGTCGGGCCACTCGTCCTCCGGCGGCGTCGGATCGACGCCGAGGATCACCCGTTCGCCGTTGTCGGTTCCGGCGACTGCAACGCTGCCGTCGTCGGCCACGGTCGGCGATTCAGTCACGTCGAAGCCCAGTTCGTACTCCCACTCGATTTCGCCGGTCTCCCTGTCCAGGGCCACGAGCGTGTCCGCCATCTCCCATCCGACGTGAACTGCGAGCACGCGAGTGTCGGTCACTGCGGGCGTGGTCCAGACGCCACCCTCCAGTTCCGTCTGCCACTCGACGCTGCCCGACTCGGCGTCCAGCGCGATCACGTCGCCGTGCCGATTGCCGGTGTAAAGCGTGCCCTCGGAGACGGCGGGGCCGCCGCCCGTCGCCCCGGTCCGAACGATCCAGGCCGGCCCGACGTCGTCGGCCGGGCCGGGCGCTCCCGGATTCGCTCCCGTCAGTGCGGGACCGCCGCGCACGGACGGCCAGTCGTCCCCGACGACCGGCTCCGCCTGGGCCACAGCCCCGTCGATCGCCCCCGAGTCGACAGAAGAAAGTCCGGGACCGATCGCCCCGACGGCGACGCCCGCGATGAGAACCGCGAGGACGAATCCGACGACGACTGCCGCGACGCGCCACGGCGGAACTGTGGCTCGAAGCGAGTGATGGCCCATATGAAGATCGCCTCCGCGAGAAACCTTAGTTATATGGACGGTCACCGCTCCGCGGATCCTCCTCGATCCCGCCGGTCGGGAGCGTCACCGACGCCTTCCGAGAACGGCCAAAATCACCGCGGCGATCGCGATCACTGCCGTCGCGGGACCGAACCCGGGTGTTCGTGTGGCCGTTTCCCCGGGCTCGGTCGGCGTCGGCGTCGGCGACACGGAAATTGTCCGCGAGCGATCGCCGACCCGCACCGTCACCTCGCCGTCGTGTTCGGGCTGGATCGCCCACTCGAGTGTCTCCACCCCGTCGACGTCGAGGAACACCTCCCTGGGTTCGCGTTCCTCGCCGTCGACGGCGACGGCGAACGTTCCGCGGGCGGGCAGGCGGGCGTCGTTTCGGACGGTCGCGGTGACGGTCGCCGTCTCGCCGAGGGTGAACGCCGCCGGCGAGACGTCGACGTCGACGACCGTCGGCTCGGCGGGTTCGCGAACCACAACGGAGAGCCGCTCCCCGCCGACGTTGATCTCGTGGTCGCCCGTGGAGTCGAACTCCCGCTCGAACCGTTCTGTGATCGTCTCGCCGGCGCCGATCCGGCCGTCGCGGCTCTCGATTACCCGGCCGTCCTCCACCATCGTCAGGTCGTACTCCCCGCCGGTGCCGCCGGTGTTTTCGATCTCGACGGCGAGTTCGAGCGTCTCCCCTGTCACCAGGACGACCGGTTCGCGGGCGACCGGCCGATCCCGATAGGAACCGCTCGCGCGCACCGCGTCGTCGGCCGCGATCGAGTAGCCGATGCGGGCGGGGAGTCGGCCGAACGCCTCGTCGTGCGCTTCGCGATCCCACATCGAGGGCACCGCCTCGGTCGTCGTGAACCGGTCGGCCTCGGCGGCGACAGCGCTGCCGCCGGCGTCGTCGACGAGTCCGAGAACCGCCGCCCCGTCGACGGGCTCGTCGCGGGCGTTCATGCCCCGGAAGACGGTCGCGAGCGTCGCCTCCCCGTCGGTGGCGAGCCGGACCCGTCGGTCGACCTCTCCGGCCACCAGCGCACCCTTGGTGTAATCGGCGTTGTTCTGCCAGGTGGTGGGATCCGCGAGCACCGACCCGGACTGTGGGGAGCGCTCGCCGCGAGCCAGTACCCGCCGGAAGGTGTCGAAGTCGACGTCCCCGCGCTCGAGAGTCAGCAAGGCGGCGTAGTAGGTGGCCGACCCCTCGGTGAACCACCGGGCACTCGGGTTCGCCTGGTACCCCTGTCTGGAATGGACGTACTCGTGCATCCAGACGTTCTCCGGATCGTCGAGGCGTTCGAGGTCCCGTACCCACATGTCCGCCGGGCCGGTCTGGAGTCCACGCACCGCCCACGCGACGTCGTCGGTCGGCGCCGCGACGACGAACACCGACGGATCGCGGCTCCCCACCCGGAGGGCGTCCGAGCCGTCGGCGAACGCGTCGAGGACTGCCTCTGGAGGTTCCTCCATATCGGCCGCCTCGGGGACGACGAGCCGGAAGCGCTGACCGTGGGCCTCCCGAACGTGCTCTTCGCCCGGGCCCAGGTACGCTACCACGTCGCCCGCGGCACCCTCCCCGTCGACGGCGGTCTCGCGGTGGAGCCGGACGTCCGCACCGCGCCATCCCCAGCCGACGCGGAGGTTCGGCACCCGGACGAGCCCCCACTCGTCGGTGTCGACGAAGAGGTGATCCCCGTCCCCGGCGAGCGGCCCCGGCTCGCTCGTCCGGTTTGCGTCCACCCGGTACCGCAACCACGGCTCGTCGGTGGATCCGTCCCACTCGTAGGTCGTTCCGTCGTCGGTCTCGAAGCCGGTCGCCTCGACCGATTTCGCCTCCGTGGGCAGGGTCACCTCGATACGGCTCACGCGGTCGGGAACGGCAAACCGCGTCGTCGCACCGTACTCCCCGGCGAGGTCGACCTGCCGGAGTTGGGTCCGCATCGTGATGTCGTCGTCCGTCGACCGGGCGGGATCGACGATCCCGTCATCGCCGATCAGGAGCGCGGGGCCCTCGTCGGGAGCGGTGTCGACGACGGCGTCGAACCCGTCCACGTCGGAGATCCCGTGTGTGTCCCCGTCCACACCGGCCGGACCGATCCCCGCGGCGACAGCACCACCGCCGAGAACCAGAACCGCGAGAAAAAGTCCGACGAGCCACCCCGGTGGGATCGGACGCATGCCCGATCACGGACGCGGAGACTTATAAGTCCACTCGCCGGAACGGGAGCCATGGACGAGACGAACCCGATAGAGGACCTCCTCGAACGCGCCCGGGAGGCGCTCTCGAACGCACACGCTCCCTACTCGGAGTACCGGGTCGGGGCAGCCATCGAAACCGCCGACGGGACGGTGTACACCGGCTGCAACATCGAGAACGCCAACTACTCGAACAGTCTCCACGCCGAGGAGGTCGCGATCGCGGCGGCGGTAACGCGCGGCCACGTCGACTTCTCGCGGATCGCGGTCACCTCCGGCGCCCGGGACGGTGTCACCCCCTGTGGAATGTGCCGGCAGACCCTCGCAGAGTTTTGCGGGGAGTCACTGGTCGTGCTGTGTGACGAGGGGGAAAACGAAGCGCCGAGCGAGTACACGCTGGGAGAACTGCTGCCGAACACCATCTCACAGGACACCCTGGAAGCGTCGGCGGAAGCTGACGGCGACCGTTAGCTGTCCCGTCGAGCGACCTCGTGTCGACCGAAGCCGTACCGCAGCCGGTTCGCGAGCCGGCGCGAGAACCGGGCGTCTGCCCTGGAGCCGAACCGCTCTGAAAGCGCCGTGTAGATCAGCGGCAGCGGCACCTCCTGTTCCAGCGACTCCTGGACCGTCCAGGTGCCCGTCGAGCCGCCGGCGACGTGGTCGGCGACGTCACCGAGGTCGGAGCCCTCCTCGCGGAACGCCTCCTCGCACAGCTCCAGCAGCCACGACCGGATGACTGCGCCGTTGTTCCAGGTGCGGGCGACCGCCTCGAGATCCAGATCGTACCGCCCTTCGTGGAGCAGTTCGAACCCTTCCCCGTACGCCTGCATCAGCGCGTACTCGACGCCGTTGTGGATCATCTTCACGTAGTGGCCCGAACCCGACTCGCCCATGCGGTCGTGCCCCTCGGGGCCGGTTGCGACCGCGTCGAAGGCCGGCGCGAGTGCTTCGTACGCCCACGCCGGACCGCCGACCATCAGCGAGAAGCCGAGTTCCGCCCCCGCGGGACCGCCGGAGGTGCCACAGTCGAGGTAGGCTGCGTCGGTTTCCTCCGCGCGACGGAGTGAGGCCTCGAAGTGGGAGTTGCCGCCGTCGACGACGACGTCCTCGTCCCCGAGGTGGGGTTCCAGTTCCGCCAGCGTCTCGTCGACCGGATCGCCCGCGGGAACCATCAACCAGATCCGCTTCGGCTCCGCGAGCCGGTCACACAGGTCCCCGACCGAGTCGGCCGGGGATGCACCCAACTCCGCGGCCGCGGCCGTCGCCTCCGCCGAAACGTCGTACGCGACGACCGAGTGATCCGCCGCGAGCAATCGATCGACGACGATCCGTCCCATGCGCCCGAGTCCGATGACGCCCAGTTCCATATCGGGGGCTCACCGCCCTGGCGGTAAGCCGTTGCGGTCTGGGTTCGCGGCGCGCGCCATTCATGTCTCTCGAGCCCCAAGGGACGTCGATGACGAACCAACTGGAAACCGCGACGTTCGGCGGCGGCTGCTTCTGGTGTATCGAGGCCGCACTCGAGGAGCTTGCGGGCGTCCGGCAGGTCACCTCCGGCTACGCCGGCGGACACACCGAAGACCCGACGTACGGGGAAGTCTGTTCGGGCGGAACCGGCCACGCCGAGGTCGTGCAGGTCGAGTACGACCCCGACGAGATCGGATACATCGATCTGCTCGAGGTGTTTTTCACGATCCACGACCCGACGCAGTTGAACCGGCAGGGGCCCGACGTCGGGACCCAGTACCGCTCGATCGTCCTCTATCACGACGACGAGCAACGCCAGCTTGCAGATGAGTTCATCGAGGCACTCGACCGAGTGTACGACGACGACGTGGTGACCGAACTCGAACCGCTCGAGACGTTCTATCGGGCCGAGGACAAACACCAAAATTACTTCGAGAAGAACCCCAACGACGCCTACTGCACGTTTCACGCACAGCCGAAAGTGGAGAAGGTGCGAGAGAAGTTCGAGGCGAAGATCGAGAGCTGAGCGCGCCGGAACCGGTGGCGCATCAGGTCGACTACAGCCGCTGTGAGTCGACGTGAACGTCGAGTTCGACCGCCCGGGGCTGGCCCTCGAGATCGGCGACCGCACGGGAGACGATGCGTTCTGCCTCGCGTTTTATTCGGGGGATCACCTTCGAGAGCACCCAGTCGAAGGAGACCAGCGCCGGGAGATCGAAAACCCCCGCGCGGGCGGAGTCCGGATCGAAAAACACCTGGAACGTCACCTCGCAGGCCTCCCCCTCCGGATTGCCGGAGACGGCCGCCGCGTCGGTTTTCAGCGTCTCCGCTGGATCCAGCTCCAGCGGATCGACGTGCCAGTAGCCGTAGGCGTCGATGTCCTTGGTGAGCCGCCAGTCGATACGGTCCGGCGAATCGACGTCAGTTACTTTCGAGTGGGCGGTGTACGATAGCTGCCACCACGAGAACGTGAGTCCGTATCTGGTTCCCGGACCGCCGTCGCCTTCGTATGTTTCGACGGCTTCGAGGTACTGGGAGTACTCCGCGTATCCGGGGAAGTCCAGAAGGAACTCGAACGCCTCCTCCTGGGGCACGTACACGACTGCGGAGACGCGAATCTCGTCCACGATGGCGGTGTTACTCACCGAGGTTTAAAAACACCAGTGACGCGACGACCGCCGATCGAACCGGAATCGCTCTCCTGTCGGGGCGGGTTTAAGGTGATCCAGCACCAACTTTTCACCTGAACAGTGCAGAACATCCGCAGACACCAGGACGCCCCGGCACGCCAGGACACCGACGCATGAAGGCAATTCTCGCAAAGCGCGTCGACAGCGGTACGGCCGATCTGACGGAGATCGAGGACCTCGCGGTTTCGGCTGGATACGACGTAGTGGGTCGACTCACCCAGACCCGAACGGAGGACGCGGCGTACCACTTCGGCGAGGGGAAAGTCGACGAACTCGCCGAACTGGTCGAACGGACGGACGCCGACGCTGTCATACTCGACAACGAGGTCGGCCCGTATCAGACGTTCAACATCGGACAGAAGCTTCCGGAGGGCGTCGAGGTCGTCGACCGGTTTACGCTGATCCTCGACATCTTCGGACAGCGAGCCAACACCCGCAAGGCGCAGCTACAGGTCGAACTGGCACAGCTGCGATACGAACTGCCGCGGGCGGAGGCGAAAGCCAGCCTCGCGAAACGCGACGAACGGCCCGGATTCATGGGACTGGGCGAGTACGACGAGTCCCGAGAACAGGACATCAAACGCCAGATCTCCGAGATCCGCGAGGAGCTGGAGTCGATCGCTGACAAGGAACGGTCCCGCCGGAAGCAGCGTCGCGACTCCGGGTTCGACCTCGTCGCGTTGGCCGGCTACACCAACGCGGGCAAGTCGACGCTGCTGCGCCAGTTGGCCGCGGAACTCGACGTCGACGAGAACGAGGACCGCCACCCCGATCTCGCGACGACTGCCGAATCCGAAGACAGGCTATTTACGACGCTGGGAACGACGACCCGCCGGGCGAAGATGGAGCGGCGGGACGTGTTGCTTACCGACACCGTCGGGTTCATCTCGGATCTGCCACACTGGCTCGTCGAGTCGTTCCAGTCGACGCTGGACTCCGTCTACCGGGCCGACCTGGTGTTGCTGGTCGTCGACGCGGGTGAGCCGACCCGGACGATGCGCGAGAAGCTCGTTACCTCTCACGACACGCTCTACGAGCGCAACGAGGCGCCGATCGTCACCGTTTTCAACAAGATCGATCGGATCACCGACGAGGAACTCGCGGAGAAGCGTTCGGCGCTGTCGGACATCGCCCCGAACCCGGTGGCCGTGTCGGCGAAAACCGGCGCCGGGATCGACCGCCTGCGCGAGCGCGTCGAGCGGGAGCTGCCCGACTGGCAGCGGGAACGGCTGGTGTTGCCGCTCTCGGAGTCGACAATGGGCGTCGTCTCCTGGATCCACGACAACGCTCACGTCGAAGAGGAGTCGTACTCCGACGACTACGTCACCCTGGAGTTCGAAGCCAGGCCGGCGGTCGTCTCGAAGGCCCGGGCGAAAGCAGCCGAAATCGCCCCGGCCGAATCAGTCTGAGAGGATCGGTTCGAGCAGCTTCGTCTGGGCGGCCGCGAGGTGTTCTGCGAACGTGGAGTGACTGATGCCGAGCGCCTCCGCGACGTCGCCGGCGTTCGTCCCGCTGTCGTAATCGAAGTAGCCCATCGCGAAGGCGGTCCGGATCACCTCCCGCTGTCTCTCGGTGAGGTGGTTCCGATTGACGAGGACGTAATCGTCGCCACTTTCGTCGTTTTCCCGGACGAGATGGCGCAGTTGCACGTCGCCGAACTCCGCCTGGAGGTCGGCAACGATAGACCGGATCGACTCGACGTCGGACGCATACAGCCACAGGTAAAGCGAGCCGTTCTCCGCGCGGATCGACGAGATGGGGTTTTCCGAGCGTTCGATCACCTCACAGACACAGCCGTCGGCAGTCTCGCGTTCGAATCGGTAGACGTCGACACCGTCGACGGAGAACACCTTTCGGACGTCCTCATCGGAGAGCCCGTCTGAATCCCCGGGCGAGGCCACCTCGAACTCCTCGAAGATCGCGTCCGATCCGACCTGCGAGGACCGCGAGACGTCATCGATCGGCCCGTCGACCTCGGTTGACGCCCGCGCGAGTGGACACCCCATCGCGTCGCCCACGACGAACGACGCCCGTATTCCGCTCATGGCATATAAAAGAGGCTACTGCACCAAAGAGTAGGCCGACCGTTGCCAAAAACTGGGAACGGCTGACATCCCCGGTTAGCCGGGGAACGGATGGTGGAGTCGATCAGCTTTCGAGCCACCAGCCGAACCGCTTCTCCCAGAACTCCTCGTCGCGCGGCTTTTTGCTCTTGCCGTAGGTTTTCCGGTCCTGGATCCGCCGCTGGAGCACCTCGCGTGCCTCGCCGATGGCGTGGCTCGCACCGTACCCCTCGCCGGACGCCATGTACAGCCCGCGGTCGGTGTGCAGGCGGATCCGCGCGAGCAAAAGCGGCGTCCCTCGCAGCGTCTCGTCGTGCTCGTGGAGGTGGATCCTGGCGTCGAGCACCGTCATGTCCCGGTCCCGCTGGTCGAACGCGTCGATCATCTCCACGACCTCCGAGTAAGTCATGTCGTCCAGCAGGTCGCTGCCGTACAGCTGCACCGCCCGAGTGCCCTCCGCCTCCCAGGTGAGGACGTCCAACAGGTCCGTCTTCGTGACGATCCCGTTTGCGTTTCCGTCGTCGACGACGACCAGCGCCGAGCCGCCGACGTCGAACATCTCCCCGACGGCGTCCTGGAGCGTCCGGTCGGGGGTGATCGTGCGGACGGGCGAAACCATCACGTCTCGGACCGAGAGTTCGAGCATCCGGGCGAGTTCCCCCTCCCGGGCGCCGTATCCGCCACGCCTGGTGCGGCCGGCGCTGTGGGCGATCTCCCCGCCGAACGGGTCGGTGCCGGCGGCGTCCCCACCCTGGCTTTTGCCCTCCGATCTGACGACGATTCCCATGACGTCGTACAGGCTGAGGATACCGACTGCCTCGCCGCCGTCGACGACCGGAAGGTGGGCGATGCGATTGTCACGGAGCACGTGCAACGCCTCCCCGAACGTCGAGTCGGGGGTCACCGAAACGAGATCCTTGCTGTAGACGTCGGCGACGGTGGCCGCATCCAGGAACGGTTCGACCGCCTCGAGTATGTCGTCTGCGGTGACGGCTCCGACCAGTTCACCGCCGTCGATCACCGGGAGATACTGAGAGTCGCTTCCGGTCATCAGCCGCGCGACCTTGCGGACGTCCTCGTCGGGCGCAATCTGTGGAACGTGCCACACCAGCGACCCGAGTTTCTCGTCCGGTGGGTGATACGAACTCGCGAGCTGGCGCCTCGTGACCACGCCCTCCACGTCCCCGTCCTCCTCGCGGACGACGACCCCCTTGACTGTCGGATCCTCGAACGTCCCGACCAACTTCGAAACCCGGGTGTCGGGCGTAAACTCTACGTACTCCGTCGAAACGATGTCGGCAATATCCATGGTCTGTAGTTGGGTTCGCTCGGGGTATCTCCGCTCCGGTGCTTGCAACGCGGGATTCCGCGATTCGGGTCTCCCAGATGGATGTTGGTCGACCAGTTCCAAGTAATTCGGGGGTTGTTCCCATCCCACGGGAAGAATACGATCGGTGAAGCCGGCCCGATCGGTGAAGCCGACCCGTTCGACCGGGTGTCGACTACAGTCGCGAGAGGAACTCCTCGAGAGCGGCGTTGAACGCGGTCGGCTGCTCGAGCATCGCCAGGTGCGCGGCGTCTTCGACGTGGGCCAGCCCGCAGTCGGGAATCTCCTCGGCCAGATACTCGTGATACCACGGCGGAGTCAGCTTGTCGTGTTCCCCGACGATTGCAAGCGACGGGACGTCGATTCCGTCGAGACGGTCACGGATGTCGAACGTGTGACAGGTCCGGAAGTCCCGTTCGGTGACCGCCCGGCCGGCCGTCCGCATCGACTCCCGCGAGAGTTCGAGCAGTCGCTCGTCCGGGTCGTGAAACAGTCGGTCCGAGGCGTGAAGGAACTCGATGACCCGATCGAAGTCCTCGGAGAGCCACACGAGCAGGTCCTCGAGCACCGAGAGCTTCGCACCTGTGCCGACAAGCACCACTCCGTCGGGATCGAACTCGCGTTCGAGCGTGACCCACATCGCCACCGCGCCGCCGAGCGAGTTGCCGACGAGCACGTCGGCACCGGTTTCCTCGGCGACTGCCTCGACGTCCGTCGCGTACGCCGAAAGCGCCTCGGTTCCAGCGCCGGCGTCGACGTTGTCGCTCTCGCCGTGTCCCGACAGGTCCAGCGAAACCACCCGGTAGCGGTCCGCCAGCCGGGACTGACTCTTCCAGACGCCGTGGCTTCCCCCGCTGCCGTGGATACACAGAAGCGTCGGCCCCGTCCCGCCGCGGTCGGATACCCGATAGGCGGTTTCCCGCCCGTGATGGCGCACTCGTTGCATACGTACTGATCCGACACGCGGAGGTAAAAATCCCCACTAGCCCACCACCTCCGACCGATCGATACAACCGGGTCACACCGACGGACCCGAACGGCCCGAACGGTGTGAACCGCAATTCCATCGTTACACCGTGAAAACCGCCGAATTATCGAGATATCCCGCTCGAGTCACGCGGTTATGCTGTTCGAAACTCTTAAATACTAATGCGCCTAACCTATCGTTAGGATACTAATGAACCACCATCTACAGATCGATCGAGACGAAGGATTCCTGCGCCGGTACGACTACGGCGACAGGGTCGTCATCGCCGCCGACCTGCCGGTCGCCGACGAGGCAGTCGACGTCGACGTCGTCGGCGACACTGCCATCGTCGTGATCGAACGAAACGGCCGGATCGCGGAGTCCGAACTCGATCTTCCCCACGGCGAGACCAGCGCCGGAGTCAACAACGGCGTGCTCACGATCGAGATCGAAACGGACCGGACCGAAGACGCTATCGGATCAGGAGACGATTCGACCGAACTGGACGAAGACGCATGAAACTCACCGTCAAACCACTCAAACAGAAGGACGCCGGGCGCCGCCTCGCGGCGATCGATCGGGTCGCCGCCGACGAGATGGGGCTTTCGGGCGGGGACTTCATCCGCATCGAAAGCAGCGACGGCACCGCCGTCGCGCGCGTGTGGCCCGGATATCCCGATGACGACGGCACGGGTGTCGTCCGGATCGACGGCCAGCTCCGACAGGAGGCCGGCGTCGGGATCGACGACCGCGTGACCGTCGAGAAGGCCGACGTCGCGCCCGCCGAGCGCGTCACGATCGCGCTGCCCCAGCGGCTCGGCATCCGCGGGAACCTCGAGTCGCTCATCCGGCGCGAGCTCGGCGGTCGGCCGGTGACGAAGGGACAGAACGTCCAGCTACCGCTGGGGTTCGGCTTCATGGGCGGACAGTCGCAGGCGATCCCGCTGAAGATTGCCTCGACGACCCCCTCGGGGACGGTCGTGGTCACCGACTCGACGGAGGTCGAGATCAGCCAGCAGCCCGCCGAGGAGATCCGCGACGCCGGACCGGCAGACGCCGCGGACACGCCGGACGTAACCTACGAGGACATCGGGGGGCTCGACCAGGAGCTCGAGCAGGTTCGCGAGATGATCGAGCTGCCGATGCGGCACCCGGAACTGTTCAAGCGACTCGGCATCGAGCCGCCCAAGGGCGTGTTGCTGCATGGGCCGCCCGGAACCGGAAAGACGCTGATCGCGAAAGCGGTCGCAAACGAGATCGACGCCTCCTTCCACACCGTCTCCGGTCCGGAGATCATGTCGAAGTACTACGGCGAGAGCGAAGAGCAGCTCCGGGAG
The Halalkaliarchaeum desulfuricum DNA segment above includes these coding regions:
- a CDS encoding MBL fold metallo-hydrolase — translated: MRVTLLGTGDTTGTPTVGCDCDTCSLARERGISRTRFSVHVENERTGESLLVDVSPDFRTQMLRQGVSLPDAAIVTHIHFDHLDGLGNVYRTIDDLAVYAANETDPETGESVAETVERRYDYLARRLEIHHETPGEPFRAAGFDVTLVPVSHPPLLCYGLRIEEPPVDGDGDPAVLAITGDTSYDIPQASREALSDADLLLADAIVPASSCVHHPIGGNHHDENGVPHTFGTKHMTREGALQLAEELNADRIRLVHVAHFYPADEAFEEPLAVDGERYDL
- a CDS encoding outer membrane protein assembly factor BamB family protein, coding for MGHHSLRATVPPWRVAAVVVGFVLAVLIAGVAVGAIGPGLSSVDSGAIDGAVAQAEPVVGDDWPSVRGGPALTGANPGAPGPADDVGPAWIVRTGATGGGPAVSEGTLYTGNRHGDVIALDAESGSVEWQTELEGGVWTTPAVTDTRVLAVHVGWEMADTLVALDRETGEIEWEYELGFDVTESPTVADDGSVAVAGTDNGERVILGVDPTPPEDEWPDLWRVTHEGQAGLPVVTDDAVYSLGGQQRTSEDPTVLHAFDRDSEELQWTQSVDGYTRHLLLADGTLYTHTSERLYAVDPDTGEIREEYDIDVHYDTPMAYADGTLYYPTSTGYEEPAGVAAFDTDAGDVVWTEWSVDDPRSPPTVGSEHVYISDSDAIYAIDRESGTLAWQHRPGDPYGGTDNELAVVDDTVYATHMVRTTQALTEGGDAREGGVVDLVRWLRDNAELGMASFGAVGGLLGGLVGAGLTWGLIRLGNYSRLPPTIFAGKLRRRPLAAVSRRDAVFAHFLAGVALSTVFGALFLGIQLGLPRLFGPLGGVAGPLLLGALFLWPPVFAALAIGGPWAVIAYRWLPEHETALDRPAGRIKREWAIVHVVFAFVAVPIYGLVTFLLGMLVFFV
- a CDS encoding M61 metallopeptidase family protein, whose product is MRPIPPGWLVGLFLAVLVLGGGAVAAGIGPAGVDGDTHGISDVDGFDAVVDTAPDEGPALLIGDDGIVDPARSTDDDITMRTQLRQVDLAGEYGATTRFAVPDRVSRIEVTLPTEAKSVEATGFETDDGTTYEWDGSTDEPWLRYRVDANRTSEPGPLAGDGDHLFVDTDEWGLVRVPNLRVGWGWRGADVRLHRETAVDGEGAAGDVVAYLGPGEEHVREAHGQRFRLVVPEAADMEEPPEAVLDAFADGSDALRVGSRDPSVFVVAAPTDDVAWAVRGLQTGPADMWVRDLERLDDPENVWMHEYVHSRQGYQANPSARWFTEGSATYYAALLTLERGDVDFDTFRRVLARGERSPQSGSVLADPTTWQNNADYTKGALVAGEVDRRVRLATDGEATLATVFRGMNARDEPVDGAAVLGLVDDAGGSAVAAEADRFTTTEAVPSMWDREAHDEAFGRLPARIGYSIAADDAVRASGSYRDRPVAREPVVLVTGETLELAVEIENTGGTGGEYDLTMVEDGRVIESRDGRIGAGETITERFEREFDSTGDHEINVGGERLSVVVREPAEPTVVDVDVSPAAFTLGETATVTATVRNDARLPARGTFAVAVDGEEREPREVFLDVDGVETLEWAIQPEHDGEVTVRVGDRSRTISVSPTPTPTEPGETATRTPGFGPATAVIAIAAVILAVLGRRR
- the cdd gene encoding cytidine deaminase, encoding MDETNPIEDLLERAREALSNAHAPYSEYRVGAAIETADGTVYTGCNIENANYSNSLHAEEVAIAAAVTRGHVDFSRIAVTSGARDGVTPCGMCRQTLAEFCGESLVVLCDEGENEAPSEYTLGELLPNTISQDTLEASAEADGDR
- the gnd gene encoding phosphogluconate dehydrogenase (NAD(+)-dependent, decarboxylating), whose product is MELGVIGLGRMGRIVVDRLLAADHSVVAYDVSAEATAAAAELGASPADSVGDLCDRLAEPKRIWLMVPAGDPVDETLAELEPHLGDEDVVVDGGNSHFEASLRRAEETDAAYLDCGTSGGPAGAELGFSLMVGGPAWAYEALAPAFDAVATGPEGHDRMGESGSGHYVKMIHNGVEYALMQAYGEGFELLHEGRYDLDLEAVARTWNNGAVIRSWLLELCEEAFREEGSDLGDVADHVAGGSTGTWTVQESLEQEVPLPLIYTALSERFGSRADARFSRRLANRLRYGFGRHEVARRDS
- the msrA gene encoding peptide-methionine (S)-S-oxide reductase MsrA — protein: MTNQLETATFGGGCFWCIEAALEELAGVRQVTSGYAGGHTEDPTYGEVCSGGTGHAEVVQVEYDPDEIGYIDLLEVFFTIHDPTQLNRQGPDVGTQYRSIVLYHDDEQRQLADEFIEALDRVYDDDVVTELEPLETFYRAEDKHQNYFEKNPNDAYCTFHAQPKVEKVREKFEAKIES
- a CDS encoding SRPBCC family protein, which codes for MDEIRVSAVVYVPQEEAFEFLLDFPGYAEYSQYLEAVETYEGDGGPGTRYGLTFSWWQLSYTAHSKVTDVDSPDRIDWRLTKDIDAYGYWHVDPLELDPAETLKTDAAAVSGNPEGEACEVTFQVFFDPDSARAGVFDLPALVSFDWVLSKVIPRIKREAERIVSRAVADLEGQPRAVELDVHVDSQRL